From Phaeocystidibacter marisrubri, the proteins below share one genomic window:
- a CDS encoding alpha-ketoacid dehydrogenase subunit alpha/beta has product MKSEAAGLPEQPSLTNEQYIDLYKAMIIPRLIEDKMLILLRQGRISKWFSGYGQEAVSVGTSLAMNEDEFICTMHRNLGVFTSRKVPLNKLFAQFQGKLEGFTKGRDRSFHFGSKEHKIVGMISHLGPQLGLADGLALGHLIDGDQKVAMVYTGDGGASEGDFHEALNVASVWGLPVIFVIENNQWGLSTPSREQFNFDSFTVKGPAYGMEAYSVDGNDIIEVYRTTRALTDSMRSNPRPVILECKTFRIRGHEEASGTKYYPEGLIEEWTTKDPLKRFEAFLIENNITNEKEMQSMQAEVKKHIADELDVADSYPVIQFDEEREFRDLFAPFDNEEVHPSSDKVEELRMIDAIHSGLTQAMEAHPELVLMGQDIADYGGVFKATDGLMQKFGKARVRNTPLCEAAILGTGLGLSIVGKKSMVEMQFADFVTEGFTQIVNNLAKIHWRWGQNADVVVRMPTGAGVAAGPFHSQSNEAWFTHTPGLKVVYPSNPADAKGLLLQAFRDPNPVMFFEHKGLYRSETGEVPTEYYTVPFGRASIVKAGSAATLVTYGMGVHKSMDIVRELDADVEVIDLRTLVPWDYETIATSVRKTGRLILVSEDVRSGGFINDISARVGEELFTHLDAPIVHVTSLDTPIPFASPLEGGFLPWNRLKEKLEMLLEY; this is encoded by the coding sequence ATGAAAAGTGAAGCAGCAGGCTTACCAGAGCAGCCATCGCTAACGAACGAGCAATATATAGATCTCTATAAAGCGATGATCATCCCTCGATTGATCGAGGACAAGATGTTAATTTTACTACGACAAGGACGAATCTCAAAGTGGTTCTCAGGGTACGGACAAGAGGCCGTTTCCGTAGGCACATCCCTCGCCATGAATGAGGATGAGTTCATCTGTACCATGCACAGAAATCTAGGTGTATTTACATCTAGAAAGGTTCCTTTGAACAAGCTCTTTGCCCAATTCCAAGGAAAGTTAGAGGGATTCACAAAGGGAAGAGACCGTTCGTTCCACTTCGGTTCCAAAGAACACAAAATAGTGGGCATGATCAGCCACCTAGGTCCTCAATTAGGCCTTGCAGATGGTTTGGCATTGGGTCACTTGATCGATGGAGATCAGAAAGTGGCCATGGTGTATACCGGCGACGGTGGAGCATCTGAAGGTGACTTCCACGAGGCTTTGAATGTGGCTTCCGTTTGGGGCTTACCTGTCATTTTTGTTATTGAGAACAATCAGTGGGGCTTGAGTACACCAAGTAGAGAGCAATTCAATTTCGATTCATTCACTGTGAAAGGTCCTGCCTATGGCATGGAAGCCTATTCTGTGGATGGAAACGACATTATTGAGGTGTACCGCACCACCAGAGCTCTTACCGATAGTATGCGTTCCAATCCTCGTCCAGTAATTCTTGAATGCAAGACCTTCCGTATTCGCGGTCACGAAGAAGCTTCAGGAACCAAATATTATCCAGAGGGATTGATAGAAGAGTGGACCACTAAAGATCCACTGAAGCGCTTTGAAGCCTTTTTGATCGAGAACAATATCACGAATGAAAAGGAAATGCAGTCCATGCAAGCGGAAGTGAAGAAACACATCGCCGATGAATTGGACGTAGCTGATTCTTATCCGGTTATTCAGTTTGATGAAGAACGGGAGTTCCGTGACTTATTTGCGCCATTTGACAATGAAGAGGTTCATCCATCTTCAGATAAGGTGGAAGAATTGCGAATGATTGATGCTATTCACAGCGGGTTAACCCAAGCGATGGAAGCACATCCAGAATTGGTTTTGATGGGCCAAGACATTGCTGATTATGGTGGTGTATTTAAGGCTACCGATGGATTGATGCAGAAATTTGGAAAAGCTCGAGTTCGAAATACTCCTCTGTGTGAGGCAGCGATCTTAGGAACGGGATTGGGGCTTTCTATCGTCGGTAAGAAATCCATGGTAGAAATGCAGTTCGCCGATTTCGTCACCGAAGGTTTTACGCAGATCGTGAATAACCTCGCTAAGATTCATTGGAGATGGGGGCAAAACGCTGACGTAGTGGTTCGCATGCCTACCGGAGCAGGCGTTGCTGCCGGACCTTTCCATTCGCAGAGCAATGAAGCGTGGTTCACCCATACGCCTGGCTTGAAAGTCGTCTATCCATCGAATCCAGCGGATGCTAAGGGCTTGTTGCTCCAAGCTTTCCGCGATCCTAATCCTGTCATGTTCTTTGAACACAAAGGGTTGTACAGAAGTGAAACAGGAGAAGTTCCAACCGAATACTACACGGTTCCATTTGGACGTGCATCCATTGTTAAAGCTGGATCAGCAGCCACATTGGTGACCTATGGAATGGGAGTGCATAAGTCCATGGACATTGTACGTGAACTCGACGCTGATGTAGAAGTTATCGACCTTCGAACCCTTGTGCCATGGGATTATGAAACCATTGCCACCAGTGTGCGTAAAACAGGTCGATTGATACTCGTTTCAGAAGACGTGCGCAGTGGAGGATTCATCAATGATATCTCTGCTCGAGTGGGAGAGGAGTTATTTACTCATCTGGATGCTCCTATCGTACATGTAACCTCTTTAGATACTCCAATTCCATTTGCCTCTCCATTGGAAGGTGGATTCCTTCCATGGAATCGATTAAAGGAGAAGTTGGAAATGTTACTTGAATACTAG
- a CDS encoding isopenicillin N synthase family dioxygenase — translation MPLTSIPTVDLSEFTSGDSVRKNRFIRELGTAYEEIGFVTVTNHGLTQELRENLYEQVEQFFALDENIKLKYHVDGLAGQRGYTPFGKEHAKGHNAGDLKEFFQFGQNMKSDPHEGDDYPLNVNVSELPQFNPTAMTAYKTLEAAGSKLLQAIALYLKLDEHYFDAKIHDGNSILRAIHYPPITEEPKDAVRAAEHEDINLITLLMGASAEGLEVKTKEGKWLAVNVAEDAIVVNVGDMLQRLTNNVLRSTTHRVVNPPKEKWGKSRFSIPFFLHPVAEMDLTCLDSCITEENPKGFEDTTAGEYLDERLREIGLK, via the coding sequence ATGCCACTGACAAGTATTCCAACTGTAGATCTATCTGAATTCACTTCCGGTGATTCCGTTCGTAAAAATCGCTTCATTCGCGAGTTGGGAACGGCCTATGAAGAAATTGGATTTGTGACTGTTACCAATCACGGTTTGACCCAAGAACTCCGTGAAAATCTATACGAGCAAGTGGAGCAATTCTTCGCGCTCGACGAAAATATCAAATTGAAGTATCACGTAGACGGATTGGCGGGTCAGCGTGGCTACACTCCTTTCGGAAAAGAACACGCCAAAGGCCACAATGCGGGTGACCTAAAAGAATTCTTCCAATTCGGACAGAACATGAAGAGTGATCCACATGAAGGGGATGATTATCCTCTAAATGTGAATGTATCTGAACTTCCACAGTTCAATCCAACGGCAATGACGGCGTACAAAACTTTGGAAGCAGCAGGTTCAAAACTCTTGCAGGCCATTGCCTTGTACTTGAAGTTAGACGAACACTACTTCGACGCCAAGATTCACGATGGAAACAGCATCCTACGCGCAATTCACTACCCTCCTATTACTGAAGAACCGAAAGATGCTGTTCGCGCCGCCGAACATGAAGACATCAACCTCATCACACTATTGATGGGTGCTTCTGCGGAAGGATTGGAAGTGAAGACCAAAGAGGGAAAATGGCTCGCTGTAAATGTAGCCGAAGATGCCATTGTGGTGAATGTTGGCGATATGCTTCAGCGATTGACCAATAACGTTCTTCGTTCTACGACCCATAGAGTTGTGAATCCACCTAAAGAAAAGTGGGGAAAATCGCGTTTTAGCATTCCTTTCTTCCTTCACCCAGTAGCAGAAATGGATCTTACTTGTCTCGATTCTTGTATCACAGAAGAAAATCCAAAAGGTTTTGAGGATACTACAGCAGGTGAATACTTGGATGAACGCCTACGCGAAATCGGATTGAAATAA
- the trmD gene encoding tRNA (guanosine(37)-N1)-methyltransferase TrmD, giving the protein MRIDIITVLPELLRSPFEASILKRAQDKGLVEVHLHNLKEYGQGKHNQIDDYQFGGGAGMVMMVEPIFECIEKLQSERKYDQVIYMTPDGETFNQSHANQLSLQENLIILAGHYKGVDQRVRDHLITMELSIGDFVLSGGELAAAVVSDAIIRLLPGVLNDETSALTDSFQDNLLAPPVYTRPAEFRGWKVPDVLLSGHFQKIDDWRHEQAYQRTLNRRPDLLDDKK; this is encoded by the coding sequence ATGAGAATAGATATTATCACGGTTCTACCCGAGTTACTGAGAAGTCCGTTTGAAGCTTCTATTCTAAAGCGAGCCCAAGACAAGGGTCTCGTGGAGGTTCATTTACACAACCTAAAGGAATACGGCCAGGGTAAGCACAATCAGATAGACGATTACCAATTCGGCGGTGGAGCTGGAATGGTAATGATGGTTGAGCCCATCTTTGAATGCATCGAAAAATTGCAATCAGAGCGCAAATATGACCAGGTTATTTACATGACTCCTGATGGAGAAACGTTTAACCAAAGTCATGCAAACCAACTCTCTCTGCAAGAGAACCTCATCATTCTCGCCGGACACTACAAAGGAGTTGATCAACGCGTTCGTGATCATTTAATCACAATGGAATTGTCGATTGGAGATTTCGTGCTGAGTGGTGGCGAACTAGCCGCGGCTGTTGTCTCCGATGCGATCATCCGACTCCTTCCGGGCGTTCTAAACGATGAGACTTCCGCATTGACGGATTCCTTCCAAGACAATTTGCTAGCCCCACCCGTTTATACTCGTCCAGCTGAGTTTCGAGGCTGGAAAGTTCCAGATGTTTTGTTAAGCGGTCATTTTCAAAAGATTGACGACTGGCGTCATGAGCAAGCTTATCAGCGTACACTCAACCGTAGACCTGACTTGCTGGACGACAAAAAATGA
- the rplS gene encoding 50S ribosomal protein L19, with product MDLISYVQEKFIERNDLPDFNAGDTITVYYQIKEGEKTRTQFFRGVVLQRRGEGATETFTIRKMSGSIGVERIFPINNPSIEKIEINKRGKVRRARIFYQRERTGKAARIKEKRM from the coding sequence ATGGATCTAATTTCTTACGTTCAGGAGAAGTTCATCGAAAGAAATGACCTTCCCGATTTTAACGCCGGTGATACAATCACGGTTTATTATCAAATTAAGGAGGGCGAGAAAACTCGTACTCAGTTCTTCCGTGGTGTTGTATTGCAACGTCGTGGTGAAGGAGCAACTGAGACTTTCACAATCCGTAAGATGTCGGGTAGCATTGGTGTAGAGCGTATCTTCCCAATCAACAACCCAAGCATCGAGAAGATCGAAATCAACAAGCGTGGTAAAGTACGTCGTGCACGTATCTTCTATCAGCGTGAGCGTACAGGTAAGGCTGCACGTATTAAGGAAAAGAGAATGTAG
- a CDS encoding OmpA family protein encodes MPTLYKCFVALFFSIGISTASVQAQQLPPVELGECEGYGIDGDQQIQKTLRAIRNEDLALAEIYAKNILEADAKNPHGLYLMGEIALRKRNPRATEAFFIQCLDVCPDYKAELQYIIGLFLINSDQAERKRKGQEWLELYLENPMRHGGYDDEAEDLLEKSRIVERLIANPVPFDPHVVRGVSTRADEYLAIISPDGELCFYTRRQMKKPRLGGPGDRAQLVEEFTLSTNTGNGFDAGEVLPEPFNSNVNEGAPTITANNRLLVFASCKMEGDYQNCDLYYTVKSGDSWSPIRSLGDNVNSPTSWESQPSLSANGDRLYFASNREGGQGGLDIYVTRRRPDGTWTDPKNLGPTINTAGNEKSPFIHSDSRTLYFASDGHPGMGGYDIFYAHQGDDLEYHEPVNIGYPINKESDQLGLFVNLAGTTAYFNSNELRGPGGWDLYSFELHQAARPEEVVLVRGTLKNEYDEPVTDADITVKNLATQEEQRIDVDNLTGEYAAVVKADEPTIVKVEMQGAAFSARVINSETPNESGVVEADLEASELRIGREYRLNNINFATNSYELDNDAMLIIEEFGLFLEENPGVKVDIQGHTDNVGEGGDNLQLSKDRARVVYEYLIDWGISPSRMTNHGFGETRPVESNATPEGRAKNRRTIFVITGL; translated from the coding sequence ATGCCCACTTTGTATAAGTGCTTTGTAGCACTCTTCTTTAGTATTGGAATTTCCACTGCAAGTGTTCAAGCCCAACAATTACCTCCAGTAGAGTTAGGAGAGTGTGAGGGGTATGGCATTGATGGGGACCAACAGATTCAGAAAACACTGCGTGCCATTCGCAATGAGGATCTTGCGTTGGCTGAGATTTACGCCAAGAATATTCTGGAGGCCGATGCAAAGAATCCACACGGACTTTACTTGATGGGGGAGATCGCACTACGCAAGCGAAATCCACGTGCCACCGAGGCCTTCTTTATACAGTGTCTGGATGTTTGTCCAGATTACAAAGCCGAGCTCCAATATATCATTGGTTTGTTTTTGATCAATTCTGACCAAGCCGAAAGAAAGCGTAAAGGTCAGGAATGGTTAGAGCTATATCTCGAGAATCCTATGCGACATGGTGGCTACGATGATGAAGCGGAGGACTTGTTGGAGAAATCGCGAATTGTAGAGCGACTGATTGCCAACCCCGTTCCATTTGACCCACATGTAGTGCGGGGAGTGAGCACTCGAGCCGATGAGTATTTGGCGATCATTTCTCCCGATGGAGAATTGTGCTTTTACACCCGTAGACAAATGAAGAAGCCTCGTTTGGGAGGGCCAGGCGATCGTGCTCAGCTGGTTGAAGAATTCACCCTATCCACCAATACGGGGAATGGATTTGATGCAGGAGAAGTTCTTCCAGAGCCTTTCAACTCCAACGTCAATGAAGGAGCACCAACCATTACGGCCAACAACCGCTTGCTCGTATTCGCATCTTGCAAAATGGAAGGCGATTATCAGAATTGCGACTTGTACTACACCGTGAAGTCGGGCGATTCTTGGAGCCCCATACGCAGTTTGGGCGATAACGTGAATTCACCAACGTCTTGGGAGAGTCAGCCTAGTTTATCCGCCAACGGTGACCGTCTGTATTTCGCTTCCAATCGGGAAGGAGGACAAGGTGGTTTGGATATCTATGTCACCAGACGACGTCCTGATGGCACATGGACCGATCCAAAGAACCTTGGACCAACCATCAATACTGCTGGAAACGAGAAATCACCTTTCATTCATTCCGATTCTCGAACGCTATACTTTGCGAGTGATGGTCATCCGGGTATGGGGGGCTATGATATTTTCTACGCCCATCAAGGCGATGACTTGGAGTACCACGAGCCTGTGAATATCGGTTATCCCATCAATAAGGAATCTGATCAACTAGGACTCTTTGTGAACTTAGCGGGTACAACGGCCTACTTCAACAGCAATGAGTTACGAGGTCCAGGGGGATGGGACTTGTACAGTTTTGAATTGCATCAAGCAGCAAGACCCGAAGAAGTGGTCTTGGTTCGAGGAACTTTGAAGAATGAATACGATGAGCCCGTTACCGATGCGGATATCACGGTTAAAAACTTGGCCACCCAAGAAGAGCAGAGAATTGACGTCGACAACTTGACCGGAGAATATGCTGCTGTAGTAAAGGCCGATGAACCGACCATCGTAAAAGTTGAAATGCAGGGAGCGGCCTTCAGTGCGAGAGTCATCAACAGCGAAACACCTAATGAATCTGGCGTAGTAGAAGCTGATTTAGAAGCTTCTGAGCTTCGTATTGGCCGTGAATACCGATTGAATAACATCAATTTTGCTACGAACTCGTATGAGCTCGACAATGATGCAATGTTAATTATAGAAGAATTCGGTCTTTTCTTGGAAGAGAACCCTGGTGTAAAAGTGGATATTCAGGGACATACTGACAACGTAGGAGAGGGGGGAGACAACCTTCAGCTTTCCAAAGATCGCGCTCGAGTGGTGTATGAATATTTGATTGATTGGGGTATTTCACCAAGTAGAATGACCAACCATGGATTTGGTGAAACCAGGCCGGTGGAATCCAATGCAACTCCTGAAGGAAGAGCCAAGAACCGTAGAACAATCTTTGTGATTACTGGATTGTAA
- a CDS encoding AsmA-like C-terminal region-containing protein, with amino-acid sequence MKKILRFFFILILLLLAAVFLLPIIFKDQIFDMVNEESNNHIKGEVVIEDMSLSLFSDFPNLTLGLDGLDVIGEGDFADMSLVKAGNISVEIDLFSAISGTQLEIESIVISDADLYVLILPDGTANYDIARESTDSTAVEEESGEASAAYSLSLKEFRLDHVNLVYDDRQGDMYAKIDDLNHRLSGDFSEDVVDMTTRTTIESLDVAMGSASYLRQTKVEANVNMNFVTESGVLTLEDNSVVLNGLTLNAEGSVKMGDQMDLDLKFNAPSTSFAEVLSLIPEIFYRDFEDIQTSGTFALNGFVKGTLDESDVLPALGLNLSVANASFKYPDLPAGAEKLNVEVHISKPVGTADATVIDIPKMSGLLANQPVDARLHLEHPISDPEIDMYVLADLDLVKVEQMVPQEDLTYRGRVVTDLAVKGKMSDFEKQNLSAVEVGGNVALSKFSATTSSFGLPVEIDTVSMAWEPELVRIPVMSGKMGKSDFNGSGTLDNIMSYVLTDTTLRGRFRVNSTLLDLNELAAAAPASEAPVADSASSEPMEVVRIPTNIDMDIRAEVAEILYDDMVLHETRGQLTVVEGVASLIGFKMETLGGEIAMDGTYDSRPLQPEVLFGMNLKELNVAEAASTISMLKTYAPILEKATGNLSTSFDMNAFLGSDMTPDLSTVSASGILKTIGLKVEPDVMQKIASKLNNDEYGRILLGNSNISFQVENGRLSVQPFDVKIGGQSATISGSNGLDQSLNYTIDTKLPINSIKVPQEVAALGITGDIDVQLEIGGTVTSPTISTNFGSITQGIQNQVQQIIQSSIDSAKGAAIDRVNEEAEKIMAAAREQAQKVKDEAKRQADRIRSEARNTAQQIKDEAKRQGDKLIEEAGGNPLKKAAAETAARRLNSEAETRANQLIQEADARAKKLEDEAQQRADRIIAEAEARAKIDN; translated from the coding sequence ATGAAAAAGATATTGAGATTCTTCTTCATCTTAATCCTCCTCCTCCTAGCGGCAGTTTTCTTGCTTCCTATCATCTTTAAGGATCAAATTTTTGATATGGTGAATGAGGAGAGTAATAATCACATCAAGGGTGAAGTGGTTATTGAAGATATGAGTCTCAGTCTTTTTAGCGATTTCCCGAATTTAACGCTAGGCCTAGATGGTTTAGATGTGATCGGAGAGGGAGATTTTGCGGACATGTCATTGGTGAAGGCCGGGAATATTTCGGTTGAAATCGATCTGTTTTCAGCCATTTCAGGAACACAATTGGAAATAGAAAGCATCGTGATTTCTGATGCTGATTTGTACGTGCTGATTCTACCAGATGGAACGGCGAACTATGATATCGCAAGAGAATCTACTGATTCAACTGCTGTTGAAGAAGAGTCAGGAGAAGCTTCGGCCGCCTATTCTCTTTCCCTTAAAGAATTCCGCCTTGACCATGTGAACTTGGTTTACGATGATCGCCAGGGCGATATGTATGCAAAAATTGACGATTTGAATCACCGCTTGTCAGGCGACTTCTCTGAAGATGTGGTGGACATGACCACACGCACAACCATTGAAAGTTTGGATGTTGCCATGGGTAGTGCATCTTACTTGCGTCAGACAAAAGTTGAAGCCAATGTGAACATGAACTTCGTCACTGAGTCGGGCGTGCTAACATTGGAAGACAATTCTGTTGTATTAAATGGACTTACGCTTAATGCAGAGGGCAGTGTAAAGATGGGAGATCAAATGGATCTCGATTTGAAGTTCAATGCCCCAAGTACTTCGTTCGCCGAGGTTCTCTCACTGATTCCAGAAATCTTCTACCGCGATTTTGAAGACATTCAGACCAGCGGGACTTTTGCGCTTAATGGCTTTGTGAAAGGTACACTCGACGAAAGTGACGTCCTTCCTGCACTTGGTTTAAACTTATCCGTAGCCAATGCTAGCTTTAAGTATCCCGACTTACCAGCGGGTGCAGAAAAACTGAATGTGGAAGTCCACATCTCTAAGCCTGTAGGCACGGCCGATGCCACCGTGATTGACATTCCAAAGATGAGCGGCCTATTGGCGAATCAGCCTGTGGATGCCCGTTTACACTTGGAACACCCGATATCCGATCCTGAAATTGACATGTATGTTTTGGCCGATTTGGATTTGGTGAAAGTGGAGCAAATGGTTCCGCAAGAAGATTTGACCTACCGTGGCCGAGTAGTAACCGATCTGGCTGTTAAAGGCAAGATGTCGGATTTCGAAAAACAGAATTTATCGGCGGTTGAAGTCGGTGGAAATGTGGCGCTTTCGAAGTTTTCAGCTACCACTTCTTCATTCGGCCTACCGGTTGAAATCGATACGGTTTCCATGGCATGGGAGCCTGAATTGGTTCGCATTCCTGTAATGTCTGGTAAGATGGGTAAGAGCGACTTCAACGGTTCGGGTACTTTGGATAACATTATGAGCTATGTTCTCACCGATACCACTTTGCGTGGACGCTTTAGAGTGAATAGCACGTTGTTGGATTTGAACGAACTTGCCGCCGCAGCGCCAGCTTCAGAGGCTCCGGTGGCGGATTCAGCCTCCTCGGAACCGATGGAAGTGGTTCGAATTCCGACCAATATAGATATGGATATTCGCGCTGAGGTTGCAGAGATTCTATACGACGATATGGTGTTACACGAAACACGGGGTCAATTGACCGTGGTTGAGGGTGTTGCTTCCTTGATTGGTTTCAAGATGGAAACACTGGGAGGCGAAATTGCCATGGATGGTACCTACGATTCTCGTCCTCTTCAACCTGAAGTTCTCTTCGGAATGAATTTGAAGGAACTGAACGTAGCTGAAGCAGCAAGCACCATCAGCATGCTGAAAACCTATGCTCCAATTCTCGAGAAAGCCACGGGTAACTTATCTACTTCATTTGATATGAATGCGTTCTTGGGATCGGACATGACACCGGATCTTTCCACGGTTAGCGCGTCTGGTATTCTCAAGACCATTGGCTTAAAGGTTGAGCCGGATGTGATGCAAAAAATCGCATCTAAACTCAACAATGACGAGTATGGAAGAATTTTACTAGGCAACAGCAATATCTCTTTCCAAGTGGAGAACGGTCGGTTGAGCGTACAGCCATTTGATGTCAAGATTGGAGGTCAATCGGCTACCATCTCGGGTTCAAACGGATTAGACCAATCATTGAATTACACCATTGACACGAAGTTGCCGATCAATTCTATCAAAGTTCCTCAAGAAGTAGCGGCTTTGGGAATTACGGGAGATATAGACGTGCAGTTGGAAATTGGAGGAACCGTTACAAGTCCGACCATCTCCACCAATTTTGGCAGCATCACACAAGGCATTCAGAATCAGGTTCAGCAAATCATTCAGAGCTCCATTGATTCCGCAAAAGGTGCGGCCATCGACCGAGTGAATGAAGAAGCTGAAAAGATCATGGCTGCAGCAAGAGAGCAAGCTCAGAAAGTAAAAGATGAAGCTAAGCGTCAAGCCGATAGAATTCGTTCAGAAGCGCGAAATACAGCACAACAGATAAAGGATGAAGCCAAGCGTCAGGGAGATAAACTCATTGAAGAAGCAGGCGGAAACCCACTCAAGAAAGCTGCGGCTGAAACGGCTGCTAGGAGATTAAATAGCGAAGCAGAGACTCGAGCGAATCAATTGATTCAAGAGGCTGATGCTCGTGCGAAGAAATTAGAAGATGAAGCTCAACAGCGCGCAGATCGCATTATTGCGGAAGCTGAAGCCAGAGCGAAAATTGACAATTGA